The following DNA comes from Anopheles coustani chromosome 2, idAnoCousDA_361_x.2, whole genome shotgun sequence.
CCTAATTGTGCTGCTGTGACGGTATCTTTCAATCTGAACTTGAACAGATCATCGTTTAACGATCCATCGAACAGTAAATAGTCGTCGCCTGCTAGATTCCACTGCAAACCTGGCTCTGTACTTCCGGACACAATCTTCAGCTCGGATCCATCGATGAAGATTACCTCGAGCGATCCACCCTCGAGGTGGCCATGGACCGCGGCCTGTGCAAATTGTGGCTGCTGGATTTGCTCGATGTCGATCAGAACAAACGCGGTTGCAGTGTCACTACCGGGATTGGTTGCCTGGATGTACACACTAAGGTATCCTCCGGGTCCGGTGGAAGTCAATTCGGACCAGTCCAGGGAACCGACAAGCGTCATCTCGATCCGGGCTCCCGTGCGCGTAAGGGTGAAATACTTAGCATCAGCGCCGCCGATACCCACTTCGGTATTGTCAGTGTATGTACCCACACTCAGCTGGATTGTCTCTTCGAGCCGAAGCTCCTGGGTGCCCTCGGTGATAGCGCCCGAGTACAGCAGCTTACCGAAGGTCGGACTGATGATATCATCCAGCTTTATGGTGATCACTACCGTCGCCGTGTCGACGGCACTGTACtggttgttgatgttgatgttgaagCTTAGAAGATCGCGCCCCTCGATGCTCGACGCATCTACGGCTTCTTTCAGCGATACCTTCAGCTTGTTTCCATCGACCAGCGCCACATCAAACAGCGCTGCGTCATCCTCGGAGGAGGTCACGTACTGAAACGTCTCCATCATAGTGTCCGCTTTGACGGTAATCGTTTCCGCGGCCGAAAAGATCACCTCCTTGGTGCCCTGCTGAAGCGATCCGCGGTAGATCGATTTCGTAAAGGCCGGCGTAATGGTGGGTTGGTTTTCTACCTCCACCAACAGCGTACACTCAGCCGCTTGTGCACCGGGTGTGACCGCCTGTAGGACGAGTTTGAAGTACAGGTGTGACCGAACCTGATCCCATCGAACTTCCGATCGCAACCGGACTGTGGCCGTTCTGAGGTCTTCCGTCACTGCAACCTCGAAAAAATCGGCCGGTGAGCTGGATACGATCGTGAAGATCGTCGCAGCTGTTACCGTGTCCGGTTCCCAAGCGATCGGTGCATCACCAAAGTTCACCAGTGTTTGCCCTTCGACAATTTTTCCCTGAAACGATGATTGCGTGAAGGAAGGTTGTGGTTCGCGGTTTATTTTAACCGAGCATGAGGTTACGGCCGGCTTGTTACTCCTGGGGTTGGTGGCTACCACGGCGAAGCTAAGGTCCGATCGGGTCTTTAGCTGCTCGACGGTCACTTCGTCTCGAAGGAAGAACCCAAGGGTTTGATCGGTCGATGATACTACATAGCGAACCAGTGCACTGTCCACCCCTTGTATGTTATACGTAGTGCCGGTGCTGATCGTTTCCGACCTGAGCATTATATTGCGATCGAATACGATCTCTTTGGCACCCTGTTGAACCTCGCCGGTGTAGAAGAACTGCGTGAACTCCGGATCTACGGCGCGATCAATGTCGATGACGATGGTGGCGAACCCGGATGCCATGGCTGGATTAGTACACTCCAGTATAAACTCGAAACGATCGAGCCCATTTACCGTTGCTTGGTCCAGTTCCTTGAGCAGTCGGATCGTGACTACTCCCTGCTGCTGGAGTGTGACCCCAAATAGGTCCGAGTTGCTATTTTGGATCGAAATGGTTGCCGTGTTCAGGTACGTACCCGGCTCAAGCACGATCGTTTCGAATGGAACCAGCTGCAGCTCGCTGTTAACCCGCGATTTGTAGAGAGGTTTTTCAAACTTTGGAATTTTTACCAGTGGTCGCTTAATGTAGACGACAACGGGTACGATCGCATCGCTGGCGGCGAGTTGTTTTGTTGCCTTCAGGCTAAACTGAAACATATCACGACTCTCGAACTCACTGTCCGTTAAGGCAGCTCGCAGCTTTACCGATACACCGTCCGTGGTGGTGGAATCGAGCAAGAAGTACGCAGCATCGGTTCCGTCCAACGAGTACTGCACCGTTTCGTCCAGCGTTTCGGACGTGAGCTTCGCAGTTATCGACTCGACAAGTAGTTTCGAATCGTCGATCACTCCTTCGTAGATCAGCCGTTCGAAGGCGGGTGGTGTAACCCGCACAACATCGACGGTGATGACACAGTAGACTGCTTCGGAGTTGGGATTTTTAGCCTCCACCGTCAGCGGAATGCGATCAATTCCACGCAACGATTCGCTCGTCACATTTCCACGCAGAAACACCTGGAACACATTGGGCGGAAAGAACTCCTGGATGGCGAAAAACCCTAGTGCGTCGGTTAGCTTGATTTCggtgctggtggaaaatgaagtCACCGCGAGCTCCACGTTCGGTACGCGCAGTTCGAGCGTTTTCTCCAACAGCTGACCCTCGAGATAGGGTTTGGAGAACTTTGGCAGCACGATCGCTGCCCGAACCACCCTCATAACGATTACGGCGTGTGCTGCGTCGACGTCTCCCAGCTTCCCGGTAACGGTCACCAGTAGGTAGCTTTTATCCGCCAGCTTTTCAGGTGTGATCCCATTTGGAACGATACTGATCGTACCGGTAGTGGGGCTCGCGGTAATGCTGAATAGGTCCACGTCACCTGTGTAGCTGAAGGTTAGGCCGCTAACCAGGCTGTCGGAGGAAATCTTTACCGTCGGCACACTCACAACTCCCGCTTCCGTTACGGTACCCTCGTACACCGGTTGCTCAAACTGTGGAACCTGCAGGTTCGTTTTCGCAACCGATAGCACCAAAAGTGTCTCCCCAACATCGACGGAGGCTTTCTCCGCCTGTATGCCGACTAGGAAGAAATATTTCTCTTTCACTACCGCATCGGTGAGCAGTGCGGATCGGGTGATGGACACCTGGTTGTTGGTCAGCGTTGCCGCAAAATACTTTGCATCGTCCCCGGTCAACTGGACGGTTACAGTACCGACGCCAGCGGAAGGTATTAGTCTGATGGCGGCATCGAGGGAAATGACACGCTCGGTAGAGATGCTACCTGTGTATAACGTCTGTTCAAATGCCAGATCGCTTGCTACATCCACCACCAGAGCCGTCCGACCGATACTATCCGTACCGGTGCGTGTCGCCGAAACCGTGACACTAAGaatcgttttcgttttatcgACTTGTGTCCCAGATCGGAGGGTTAGGGTGGCGCTGCCACGATCAGCCGTCGGGGTGACGGTGAAATATGTGCTATCGTCGCCGGACAGCAGATACTGTACCGTGGTGTCGTACGACCCCGCCACTAGGTTCACGCGAATCGGTTCGAATGTGTTCCCGAGTTTGTAGCTTATTTTGTACAGACTTTGTTCGAACTCCGGGGGAGTTATGTATACGATCACTGGGTCGCCGCTTATGGTGAGTCTCGCCTGGGATTTTCTTGGTGGGTTCCATTCAtcctgtgtgtatgtgtgtgtgtgatattGCGATAAATAAACTGGAAAACATGGTCGATCCATTCCTTTCCTACTCACCTCAGCATAGATTTGCAGGGAAATTGGCTGAATTTTGGTTAACGTCTGTTTCGTTATAAGGTTCCCAATGAACTCCGTGCGGGAAGATCCACGGGACGAACTCACGGTAAAGTAGTCGTTTTcatcgatggaaaatgttacCGTGTTCTTCGTAATATCGTAATCGTTCGCTACTATTCCTTTGCCctaggagaaaaaaacaagatatTCTTAAATGTATTTCACTATCAACGAAAGATATTTCGACTGCTTTACATCGTCCACAAACTGGATTAGATTGAAGTCTCTCGGTAACGGCAGCGGCACTTTAATATCGTACACCTCCCGGCTGAACAGTGGGTCGTAGTTGTTCTCCTCCAAGATATTCTGCCGGTAGGTCATTTCGCGCACCGTGCCGGACTGGCAGTTGAAGACGACCACGTTGAAAAACACCAGCTTTTCGTCCAGCTTCTCGAAGTTGGCGAACTGGTCGCTGGTCGTCAGCGTCAGCTTGTTGTTCTCCAGCCTTGCCACGATGTACACCGGCAGGCCGGTGTCGGTTGGGCGGACGCTCACGGACCGCACGTTGGTCACGTCATGCTCGGCAAGCTTGTAGTTGGCCCCGACGGTGGTCGATATCTCCGGTCCGATGTCGAATTGACCGGCGAAGGATAGCGTTGGCGAACTACAGTCTGTATTTGAATTGGTGTGTTGTCAAGCAGGATGGATGTGAGTTTCACATATCTCGGTTAATCAAAGTAAACATTGttgtaaaaatatacaaagGAAAGATCAGGGATGTTGATTCAGAATTCATTATATTCAGAGTAGgcgaaacaatttaaatggCTCAAAGTCTCTACATGCATCTCCAAAATCTTACATTCTTGTTCAAGAATAGCGCAATTCTAGAACAAATCAACTATGCCTTAAAAACTCCCAAACCATAGTTTAAAACAGATTTTGTTGGTGGTTTTTCATATTGTCACGTGAGAAATATTTGAACCAATACTTCTATCATAAGGCGTGCACATGTTTCGTTCATTATTTATTGACagaagatttaaaaaagaagataaTTAGAACAAAAATTAACTTTAAACGGAAATTTAAAACGTCTGCAATcaatttttatgaaacatCACCAACAATTTGAGGTGTATCTTTTAAACTGTAAACTTtatattgtaccagtttcaTGCGGGGGCGTGCGTCAGCATGTGATGGTTGAAGATATTGTCTCAAAATATCGTTTGTACAGTCCATTTACCATGGTTTATGGCAACTGTTTTTGTTCGCGATAAGGGGTACGAAAAGCTTTTAGCATCATATGGTGCCATTGTTTCATATGtacatttcttcttttccgaGGCGGTtgcaaaatggtaaaaaacactaattTGTCTAATGTAACCGATACCCAAATTGGCGTTGAGTTGGAGAAAAGGAAGCATTAGAAAAAGTATTGAATTTCCATGAAAGCCATTAACAGTTATCGCAATTGCGCGGTCCAGATCTCCAAAAACAATATTGCTCCAGATAACGCAATCAAAAAACCCCAATCTTTTGTTTACTGTTAATCTGATAATGAACTCCTGTCCATCTTAGtctccccccccctctccttcTCCAAAACGTGCTAGACAGATCGACAAAACGGCTATTGCACAACTGATTAAAAACGCacaccaaaaacaacaacattaaagaatTTTCCAATTAGTTTAACAAGATTCGCTAAcggaggaggaaaataataaacgccGGTAGATAGAGTTTGACACAGTTGACGGGCGAGCGATTCAAACGGTgctcccccttttttttgggaatGTGACATTGGCGCTTTGGATGCCCTCTTGCGCATGCCGATGATGACGGACTGTCGATGCTGTGCAATTCAATCCATCAAAAAATCGGCATTCGCTTTCTACTGCGCCGCGTCCGCTGCCCTAATGGGTTGTTTTAACAACCAATCGACAAATGGACGATGACTGTATCTTCCGCTCCGATAACATCTCGCACGTTCGTCAGGCCGGGGGGCGCTTTCGCTCCTTTGTTGTCCAGCTGACGGTGTCTGGTGGCCAGTTCGA
Coding sequences within:
- the LOC131264941 gene encoding uncharacterized protein LOC131264941; the encoded protein is MNESDSFRKGFMTELQVVTVKIVKKMYEFRETTYINLKVACDTVALVKYTPRTGHQTPSAGQQRSESAPRPDEHCSSPTLSFAGQFDIGPEISTTVGANYKLAEHDVTNVRSVSVRPTDTGLPVYIVARLENNKLTLTTSDQFANFEKLDEKLVFFNVVVFNCQSGTVREMTYRQNILEENNYDPLFSREVYDIKVPLPLPRDFNLIQFVDDGKGIVANDYDITKNTVTFSIDENDYFTVSSSRGSSRTEFIGNLITKQTLTKIQPISLQIYAEDEWNPPRKSQARLTISGDPVIVYITPPEFEQSLYKISYKLGNTFEPIRVNLVAGSYDTTVQYLLSGDDSTYFTVTPTADRGSATLTLRSGTQVDKTKTILSVTVSATRTGTDSIGRTALVVDVASDLAFEQTLYTGSISTERVISLDAAIRLIPSAGVGTVTVQLTGDDAKYFAATLTNNQVSITRSALLTDAVVKEKYFFLVGIQAEKASVDVGETLLVLSVAKTNLQVPQFEQPVYEGTVTEAGVVSVPTVKISSDSLVSGLTFSYTGDVDLFSITASPTTGTISIVPNGITPEKLADKSYLLVTVTGKLGDVDAAHAVIVMRVVRAAIVLPKFSKPYLEGQLLEKTLELRVPNVELAVTSFSTSTEIKLTDALGFFAIQEFFPPNVFQVFLRGNVTSESLRGIDRIPLTVEAKNPNSEAVYCVITVDVVRVTPPAFERLIYEGVIDDSKLLVESITAKLTSETLDETVQYSLDGTDAAYFLLDSTTTDGVSVKLRAALTDSEFESRDMFQFSLKATKQLAASDAIVPVVVYIKRPLVKIPKFEKPLYKSRVNSELQLVPFETIVLEPGTYLNTATISIQNSNSDLFGVTLQQQGVVTIRLLKELDQATVNGLDRFEFILECTNPAMASGFATIVIDIDRAVDPEFTQFFYTGEVQQGAKEIVFDRNIMLRSETISTGTTYNIQGVDSALVRYVVSSTDQTLGFFLRDEVTVEQLKTRSDLSFAVVATNPRSNKPAVTSCSVKINREPQPSFTQSSFQGKIVEGQTLVNFGDAPIAWEPDTVTAATIFTIVSSSPADFFEVAVTEDLRTATVRLRSEVRWDQVRSHLYFKLVLQAVTPGAQAAECTLLVEVENQPTITPAFTKSIYRGSLQQGTKEVIFSAAETITVKADTMMETFQYVTSSEDDAALFDVALVDGNKLKVSLKEAVDASSIEGRDLLSFNININNQYSAVDTATVVITIKLDDIISPTFGKLLYSGAITEGTQELRLEETIQLSVGTYTDNTEVGIGGADAKYFTLTRTGARIEMTLVGSLDWSELTSTGPGGYLSVYIQATNPGSDTATAFVLIDIEQIQQPQFAQAAVHGHLEGGSLEVIFIDGSELKIVSGSTEPGLQWNLAGDDYLLFDGSLNDDLFKFRLKDTVTAAQLGSRTLFQFSVTLKNPNSGTVEASVIVNRKLPTPLFTKPVYYGAFDGDLRLSLVDVVELTEGSFTFGTLITAVETNVDFLAVEQSERRVEMALTRALTLDDFRGLQVVHVALEARINDDVKGTCSVLLTVPEGTPCVPLPPIVDCTSCYNCTTGGVEDDVPVFPYGNFRYQLRRDTRGPIGSVTATAKDPSAIVEHQLEITDEYLKTFISITPEGTLSLLQPIVPNVYSFLVHATNTVARKQSSASVLLNVLNAYECTEGDKQVTVDQSLYVQHLDEERAHTTIFPTQLDTACTYELLSEHPTGVLQPYFYIDTETNWLASRSFDRENRELFGDMMVPQFRLQLQLRCDTERQQTATRSLVKRSLVETESINYAPDLTVISIIVDDINDNDPVFVQPPDASGGTIHLGYPEPSLATRLMLAQLTRIQATDVDEGLNAKIRYSLVDSAGHFVVDPEEGLVYPTSDALRETNEVEIVAIATDRDGASDGRSTRLPMVVHRLASDQIAIVSYTLIGGTTWQDLVDQINRQDNFKVQLLHQAYVPSSEPSQTERRSARQALESRRPLRLVVYAFDNNNQPMDTDSIRSGIRRAVPSIDDTAIVSFGEAVCSTDPNYCADGLSGSNVGLIASTSVLGALFAISLAIGSVLYVRYVRPLSKNANSDPSDVEQLENDFDPSPPSTPPAKREQEPTILEEVQGQDRKISINIAGITMQESVDDHGEPHRLARTLTDRLEEEDEYGASSSDTFGSAIPSSEPKNVKFNEVVERIEVQEHHSDNEDNDDDDGGGDDAIYEERL